Proteins encoded in a region of the Candidatus Moanabacter tarae genome:
- the linC_2 gene encoding 2,5-dichloro-2,5-cyclohexadiene-1,4-diol dehydrogenase — protein sequence MIGKVALITGGASGLGRSITSRFAAAGAKVAIADVDFDGGQETEAMTRESGGEASFFHVDLSVAAEVEILVEDILKAFGRLDFACNNAGVLAQKIAPIAEFPEKDWDQVIRNNMKSVFLCMKYELRQMVKEGSGSIVNTASNYGLVGAGHGVNAYVASKHGVIGLTRAAALEYATKGIRVNAVCPGHVETPMTAGYLSDPDRRDEVLSRYPMGRLGTMEEITSTIFWLCSDEASFVTGHAMAVDGGYVAR from the coding sequence ATGATAGGGAAAGTAGCTCTCATTACTGGGGGTGCGTCGGGGCTCGGCCGTTCTATCACTTCAAGATTTGCAGCTGCTGGTGCAAAGGTCGCGATTGCTGACGTTGATTTCGATGGGGGGCAAGAAACTGAGGCGATGACAAGGGAAAGTGGCGGTGAAGCCAGTTTCTTTCATGTCGATTTGTCTGTGGCGGCAGAAGTTGAAATTTTAGTGGAAGATATTCTAAAGGCTTTTGGTCGACTGGACTTTGCCTGCAATAATGCAGGAGTCCTTGCCCAGAAAATCGCACCTATTGCCGAATTCCCCGAGAAGGATTGGGATCAGGTAATTCGCAACAACATGAAGAGCGTTTTTCTCTGCATGAAGTACGAACTGCGTCAGATGGTTAAAGAGGGAAGCGGGTCGATCGTGAACACAGCGTCAAATTACGGGTTGGTTGGTGCCGGACACGGGGTGAATGCTTATGTTGCCAGCAAGCACGGAGTAATTGGTTTAACCCGGGCGGCGGCGCTAGAATACGCAACGAAGGGAATCAGGGTTAACGCGGTTTGCCCAGGCCACGTCGAGACTCCGATGACTGCTGGGTACCTAAGTGACCCTGACAGGAGAGATGAAGTTCTTTCGCGGTATCCTATGGGTCGGTTAGGTACCATGGAAGAGATTACTTCGACCATCTTCTGGCTCTGTTCCGATGAGGCATCCTTCGTTACTGGCCACGCGATGGCGGTCGATGGCGGCTATGTTGCAAGATGA
- the dgoD_15 gene encoding D-galactonate dehydratase, translating into MKITHLKVFLLNPGKRVSYGTGWGKNWILVKVYTDEGIDGVGEAFGTGKAKTTEAAIYEFERWLKGKDPTEVMRNWQAYYRGSRYPLGTATMSALSAVEQALWDISGKACGVPVYKMLGGPFRRKIRVYASGLVTQPRHFERDGGTLLESAKQVVEQGYTAMKFTPQPDDYKRKSPEQIHRDAVERVRSVREAVGPNIDICLDYHGRSFSPADAIKLCREIEHYNPYFIEEPALTEAPESLREVKMKTTIPVAGGERCISRDRLKDILQREALHILQPEPTANGGILETIKWAAMCELFHVTLAPHHACSPVSLFSCAHIDACVPNFLIQECNINLEEQIVKDCFTGLPVVENGYLQLPNRPGLGIELNEEAAASYPFKPFDRPVIIQQDDGIGLE; encoded by the coding sequence ATGAAAATTACTCATCTTAAAGTCTTTCTTTTAAATCCAGGGAAACGTGTCTCATACGGTACCGGTTGGGGGAAAAATTGGATTCTAGTTAAAGTATATACCGACGAAGGCATAGACGGTGTCGGGGAAGCATTTGGTACAGGGAAAGCGAAAACAACCGAGGCCGCGATTTATGAATTTGAACGCTGGCTAAAGGGCAAGGATCCTACGGAGGTAATGCGCAACTGGCAGGCCTACTACCGCGGCTCACGATACCCACTTGGCACAGCCACTATGAGTGCGCTCAGCGCCGTTGAACAGGCACTTTGGGATATATCAGGTAAAGCCTGCGGCGTGCCTGTTTATAAAATGCTGGGAGGCCCCTTTAGGCGCAAGATAAGGGTCTACGCCAGTGGGCTGGTGACTCAGCCGCGTCACTTCGAGAGGGACGGAGGAACCCTCCTCGAGAGTGCAAAGCAAGTCGTTGAGCAAGGGTACACAGCCATGAAGTTCACACCGCAACCTGATGACTATAAACGAAAATCACCCGAGCAAATCCATCGAGATGCAGTAGAACGGGTGCGTTCGGTTCGTGAGGCTGTTGGACCCAATATCGACATTTGTCTAGATTATCACGGTCGTAGTTTTAGTCCGGCTGACGCAATAAAACTCTGCCGTGAAATTGAGCATTACAATCCCTATTTCATTGAGGAACCAGCATTGACTGAAGCCCCAGAGTCGCTGCGGGAAGTCAAGATGAAGACTACTATACCAGTCGCAGGAGGCGAGCGCTGTATTAGTCGCGACCGGCTCAAAGATATCCTTCAGAGGGAGGCCCTTCACATCCTTCAACCCGAACCGACGGCTAATGGCGGTATTCTCGAGACAATCAAATGGGCCGCGATGTGTGAACTATTCCACGTCACTCTCGCTCCTCATCATGCTTGTAGTCCGGTCTCCCTCTTTTCCTGTGCCCACATCGATGCCTGCGTCCCGAATTTTCTCATCCAAGAATGCAATATAAATTTGGAAGAGCAAATTGTGAAGGATTGTTTTACTGGTCTCCCGGTGGTGGAGAATGGGTACCTGCAACTTCCCAACCGGCCTGGCCTCGGGATAGAACTCAACGAAGAAGCAGCGGCATCTTACCCCTTCAAACCATTTGATCGGCCCGTTATCATACAACAAGACGATGGGATTGGATTGGAGTAG
- the nadD_2 gene encoding nicotinate-nucleotide adenylyltransferase produces the protein MNKAGRPGTNPTLESVRASRLPAIWSMPDLSLRSILEPKPVGLLAGAFNPLHAGHLQLAQAAALFLNGDVFFELSIVNVDKPPLDLPTIESRRRQFPNPVLLTAAPRFYEKAAIANNTTFIIGVDTLERIIHHRYYDRESALNSALVSIRNHGCRFLVAGRKLSQKYETLSDISIPEQFADLFEALPESRFRSELSSTLIRQQREE, from the coding sequence ATGAATAAGGCAGGACGTCCCGGAACAAATCCTACACTCGAATCCGTTCGCGCAAGCCGCCTGCCAGCGATCTGGTCCATGCCTGATCTTTCTCTCAGATCGATTCTAGAACCGAAACCAGTTGGCCTACTCGCTGGCGCCTTTAACCCCCTCCATGCTGGCCATCTCCAGCTCGCCCAAGCTGCTGCTCTCTTCCTAAATGGAGATGTTTTTTTCGAGCTCTCAATCGTCAACGTCGACAAACCGCCTCTGGACCTTCCGACAATTGAGTCCCGTCGCCGACAATTCCCTAATCCAGTGCTTCTGACCGCTGCCCCCCGGTTCTATGAGAAAGCCGCAATTGCCAACAACACTACTTTCATCATCGGCGTCGACACTTTAGAAAGGATTATTCACCATCGCTATTACGATCGTGAATCTGCTCTAAACTCCGCCCTCGTTTCCATCAGGAACCATGGATGCCGATTCCTTGTCGCAGGTAGGAAACTCTCCCAAAAATACGAAACTCTCTCCGACATCTCAATACCAGAACAATTTGCTGATCTTTTCGAAGCCCTTCCTGAAAGCCGCTTCCGTTCAGAGCTTTCCTCCACTCTCATCCGACAGCAACGGGAGGAATAG
- the pfkB gene encoding ATP-dependent 6-phosphofructokinase — MPEVVSLGELVVDMFGRPAGVALKEVGTFMPAPGGAPANVAVALARLGVEVGFIGGVGDDPFGEGLTEVLKSEGVDIAHLQAIKDSPTMVSFVASASPVEQDFTIYRGADTKLRLEDLDREYITSAKVFLYGSVTLSGGSREAVLQAARWAKEDNVLVVYDPNWRPAVWPDLEGARDGILKGLEGVDVCKVNETELELITGTRECQGGSNRLLDRGVQLCLITLGSEGTYFNNGLVHDHVPAFPVEAVDSTGCGDAFCAGFTAALLETKKILGNLRGSELSDIVRFANAVSAISATQTGAMASLPRRNEVNVFLQRM, encoded by the coding sequence ATGCCTGAAGTTGTATCTCTAGGAGAATTAGTGGTCGATATGTTCGGTCGGCCCGCCGGAGTGGCCCTAAAGGAAGTCGGTACTTTTATGCCGGCGCCGGGTGGAGCACCTGCCAATGTGGCGGTTGCACTTGCCCGTTTGGGTGTTGAGGTCGGGTTCATAGGTGGGGTTGGAGATGATCCTTTCGGCGAAGGATTAACAGAAGTTCTCAAAAGTGAAGGGGTCGATATTGCTCATCTTCAGGCTATTAAGGATTCTCCGACAATGGTCTCATTTGTGGCGTCGGCGAGCCCAGTAGAGCAGGATTTCACAATTTATCGTGGAGCAGACACGAAATTGAGATTGGAGGATCTGGATCGAGAATATATCACCTCAGCTAAGGTTTTTCTATATGGATCTGTGACTTTGAGCGGGGGGAGTCGGGAAGCGGTTCTTCAAGCGGCACGATGGGCGAAGGAAGATAACGTTTTAGTAGTTTATGATCCGAACTGGCGTCCGGCAGTTTGGCCTGACTTGGAAGGTGCTAGAGACGGGATTCTTAAGGGTCTCGAGGGTGTGGATGTGTGTAAAGTTAACGAAACAGAACTTGAGCTTATTACTGGAACCAGAGAGTGTCAGGGAGGAAGTAACCGATTGCTCGATAGGGGTGTTCAGCTCTGCCTGATTACCCTTGGATCAGAAGGGACCTATTTCAACAACGGCCTGGTCCATGATCATGTGCCGGCTTTCCCAGTTGAGGCCGTTGATAGCACGGGTTGCGGTGATGCCTTTTGCGCAGGTTTCACGGCAGCCTTGCTTGAGACTAAAAAGATCTTGGGTAATCTAAGAGGTAGCGAACTATCGGATATCGTACGCTTCGCCAACGCGGTTAGTGCCATCAGTGCAACCCAAACCGGGGCGATGGCTTCCTTGCCTCGGAGGAATGAAGTGAATGTGTTTCTACAACGCATGTAG
- the panB gene encoding 3-methyl-2-oxobutanoate hydroxymethyltransferase — MNPQSRESQVSINTLFGMKKRGEKFAALTVYDACFADLISSVGIEVMLVGDSLGMVLQGHDSTLPVTLENMVYHMHCVRTGNRGSLIMADLPFMSYASEGQSLESAAALMRAGAHIVKLEGGAWLASSTRLLTERGIPVCAHMGLTPQSVNRFGGYRVQGRDPGKANAMLEEALVLQEAGAVLILLECVPVKLGREIAECLEIPVIGIGAGPHTDGQIMVMHDLLGITPSSIKIPKFVKNFLAESEEGVRGAFKAYANAVYKGSFPAPEHCFT, encoded by the coding sequence ATGAATCCGCAGAGTCGAGAAAGTCAGGTTTCGATTAATACCCTTTTCGGAATGAAAAAGCGGGGAGAGAAATTCGCCGCCCTGACGGTATATGACGCTTGTTTCGCCGATTTGATCAGTTCTGTCGGTATTGAAGTGATGTTGGTGGGAGATTCTCTTGGCATGGTCCTCCAAGGACACGACAGCACGTTACCTGTCACGTTGGAAAATATGGTGTACCACATGCATTGTGTTCGAACCGGCAACCGCGGCAGCCTTATCATGGCTGATCTACCATTTATGAGCTATGCTTCTGAAGGACAGTCTTTGGAGAGCGCCGCCGCCCTGATGCGCGCCGGTGCCCACATCGTTAAGCTCGAAGGTGGAGCCTGGCTCGCGAGCTCCACCCGACTCCTTACCGAAAGAGGTATTCCGGTATGCGCTCACATGGGGCTTACGCCACAGTCGGTGAACCGCTTTGGAGGTTATCGCGTTCAGGGCCGAGATCCGGGAAAAGCGAATGCGATGCTGGAGGAGGCCTTAGTTCTTCAGGAAGCGGGAGCAGTCCTAATTTTGCTCGAATGCGTACCTGTCAAACTGGGACGCGAGATCGCCGAATGCCTGGAGATACCTGTAATCGGTATAGGAGCCGGACCTCACACCGACGGGCAAATCATGGTGATGCACGACTTGTTAGGTATTACACCCTCCTCGATAAAAATACCAAAATTCGTAAAGAACTTTCTGGCGGAAAGCGAGGAAGGCGTAAGAGGCGCATTCAAAGCCTATGCAAATGCGGTTTACAAAGGGAGTTTTCCAGCCCCAGAACACTGCTTTACCTAA
- the ydjG_3 gene encoding NADH-specific methylglyoxal reductase: protein MIYRTLGRTGLEMPIMGMGSGGGTDPLGQVSGKPEREIHALLHRAYDLGINFFDTSPGYMESEAILGRALNLIPREELILSTKIPLIGLASDNSLQIMHSDAIRESVDRSLSRLQTEYIDIMLIAVASLECLDVVINDQLPILQDLQQAGKIRFLGSSELSRSDGSHEWLKLLLPTNLIDVAMVAHNMINQSAQKTVFPFCVEHNIGVINVFTVRRAFGVPGRLKEILADLLRLNVVSEKDITLQSPLQFLLEGDVGSLIEASYRYAAYTPGVTTVMNGATEVLWLEENVRNIQKGPLPEKKLQRLKKIFARVSEPIGN, encoded by the coding sequence ATGATCTATAGGACCCTTGGCCGAACCGGCCTCGAGATGCCCATCATGGGAATGGGGTCAGGGGGAGGAACGGACCCTCTCGGACAGGTTAGCGGAAAACCTGAACGCGAAATCCATGCACTTCTCCACCGCGCCTACGACCTCGGCATCAACTTTTTCGATACCTCTCCCGGATACATGGAGAGTGAGGCTATTCTCGGTCGCGCCCTTAATTTAATCCCCCGAGAAGAGCTTATCCTATCCACTAAAATTCCTCTCATAGGATTGGCCTCAGACAACTCTCTCCAAATCATGCATAGCGATGCGATTAGGGAGTCGGTAGATCGTAGCCTGAGCCGTCTTCAGACAGAATATATCGACATTATGCTAATAGCAGTGGCTAGTCTGGAATGCTTGGATGTGGTTATTAACGACCAACTTCCCATCCTTCAAGATCTACAACAAGCAGGAAAGATACGCTTTCTTGGATCCTCCGAGCTATCCCGCTCTGACGGTAGCCACGAATGGCTCAAACTCCTCCTTCCGACCAATCTAATCGACGTTGCCATGGTAGCCCATAATATGATTAACCAATCTGCTCAGAAAACCGTTTTCCCTTTCTGCGTGGAACACAACATAGGCGTAATCAATGTTTTTACGGTGCGCCGAGCATTTGGTGTTCCAGGAAGACTCAAAGAAATTTTGGCCGATCTACTGCGACTCAATGTCGTTTCTGAGAAAGATATCACCCTTCAAAGCCCTCTCCAATTCCTTCTTGAAGGAGATGTTGGCTCGTTGATCGAAGCCTCGTACCGGTATGCCGCATATACCCCCGGGGTGACCACCGTTATGAACGGCGCCACCGAGGTTCTTTGGCTAGAAGAAAACGTGCGTAATATCCAAAAAGGTCCGCTTCCCGAAAAGAAACTCCAGCGTCTTAAGAAGATTTTCGCTCGAGTTTCCGAACCGATCGGCAACTAA
- the panC gene encoding Pantothenate synthetase encodes MVTIERIEDFRNFFHTRRQGEKVGIVPTMGNLHKGHLALVEAARKNCTSVVTTIFVNPIQFGEGEDYADYPRTFEKDQMKLNGLEVDVLFAPSVDEIYPGGPDHQTTITVPVLSSILCGSNRPIHFDGVATVVAKLFNIVQPDVAYFGEKDWQQLILIRTMVQQLSMPIDIIGVPTVRENDGLALSSRNLYLSGRERPIAPILHQTLQELQGEVSKRVKTFSALEGDAMRRLRKAGFEPDYVAILDASTLLSPSKFTQSLRILVAARLGQTRLIDNISAKI; translated from the coding sequence ATGGTGACAATCGAGAGAATCGAAGACTTTCGCAATTTCTTCCATACCCGGAGGCAGGGAGAAAAAGTTGGAATTGTTCCAACCATGGGCAACCTGCACAAGGGTCATCTTGCACTAGTTGAAGCGGCACGGAAGAACTGCACATCGGTAGTTACCACCATTTTTGTCAATCCGATCCAATTCGGTGAAGGAGAAGACTACGCCGACTACCCTAGAACATTTGAGAAAGATCAAATGAAATTGAACGGACTGGAGGTTGACGTTCTCTTTGCGCCTTCAGTTGATGAGATCTATCCTGGGGGGCCAGATCACCAAACTACTATCACCGTTCCCGTCCTATCCTCAATCCTTTGTGGTAGCAATAGGCCTATTCACTTCGATGGTGTCGCCACTGTAGTGGCCAAGCTCTTTAACATCGTCCAGCCGGACGTAGCCTACTTTGGCGAAAAGGATTGGCAACAGCTCATTCTTATCCGCACGATGGTCCAGCAATTGAGCATGCCTATCGACATCATCGGAGTTCCAACTGTCCGTGAAAACGACGGACTTGCACTCTCTAGCCGAAATCTCTACCTGTCTGGAAGGGAAAGACCGATTGCGCCTATCCTTCACCAAACGCTGCAGGAACTACAAGGAGAAGTCTCGAAACGAGTCAAAACCTTCTCCGCGTTGGAAGGGGATGCTATGAGGAGACTGAGGAAGGCTGGTTTCGAACCCGACTATGTCGCTATTCTCGACGCCTCCACTCTTCTCTCCCCATCCAAATTCACCCAATCGCTTCGAATTCTGGTTGCTGCTAGACTTGGCCAGACTCGACTTATCGACAATATCTCAGCGAAAATTTGA
- the bfrA_2 gene encoding Beta-fructosidase produces MKYQSKLPQRTYATTLEEQLEELETDELMLRYGASRQRLSSDRYRPVYHYVNPEGPTNDPNGFCVWQGRYHLFYQQYPPEDKRQHWGHAVSEDLVYWKDLPTAIYPGIEDRCYSGSALTEDDRVLACYHGTKAGIMIAESSDPLLLNWEKIPGCPVIPEKEAATAGDGDPYKFAGSCLWKGKKGYYSVTGSCSGERYVDAAPTPHLFFSDDLRNWTYRGLFMEGDIFTTAGEDCAVPYFWPFGDKHILIFCSHQQGSQSLLGNWDEEEGVFRPFAHDRFCFGAVNNGATTAPTAIPDGNGGILVIHVLNHGLNTDGWNGMMSLPTRLSMGPPGNAILYEPVTALEKLRADHQHIDETALPANTDITLEGIAGNSMEIIARIDPKESREVCLEVLRSPEGEETTSIRYLQNGGPIKGSPGTWYDAIVIDTCRASLHPQVLARPPEKANFKLEDEEMLELRIFVDTSIIEVFANNRRYMAVRVYPYRDDSLGVRMRSQGSDSVLLSLDAWRMKSIWKKEL; encoded by the coding sequence ATGAAGTATCAATCGAAATTACCCCAGCGAACCTACGCAACCACACTCGAGGAACAGCTCGAAGAGCTTGAGACGGACGAGTTAATGCTCCGCTACGGTGCCTCGCGCCAACGCTTGTCTTCGGACCGTTACCGCCCGGTTTACCATTACGTCAACCCGGAAGGTCCCACAAACGATCCAAATGGGTTCTGTGTCTGGCAGGGCCGTTATCATTTGTTTTATCAGCAGTACCCTCCCGAAGACAAACGCCAGCACTGGGGCCATGCCGTCAGCGAAGACCTCGTCTATTGGAAGGATCTGCCCACCGCTATTTATCCTGGAATCGAAGACCGGTGCTATAGCGGTAGCGCCCTTACCGAAGATGACCGTGTTCTCGCTTGCTACCATGGTACCAAAGCCGGCATCATGATTGCTGAATCTTCAGATCCATTGTTGCTCAATTGGGAGAAAATCCCTGGATGCCCGGTCATCCCTGAAAAAGAGGCGGCTACGGCCGGTGATGGTGACCCTTACAAGTTCGCCGGCTCTTGCTTGTGGAAGGGAAAAAAAGGTTATTACAGCGTGACAGGCTCCTGCAGTGGCGAGCGCTACGTTGACGCGGCCCCGACTCCGCACTTGTTCTTTTCTGACGATTTGCGCAATTGGACCTACCGTGGCCTTTTTATGGAAGGTGACATCTTTACAACCGCTGGTGAAGATTGCGCTGTGCCCTACTTTTGGCCATTTGGCGACAAGCATATCCTCATCTTCTGCAGTCATCAGCAAGGTTCCCAGTCCCTGCTCGGAAATTGGGATGAAGAAGAGGGTGTGTTCCGGCCCTTCGCACATGACCGCTTCTGCTTCGGAGCGGTCAACAACGGTGCTACCACTGCCCCTACAGCAATCCCTGACGGAAATGGTGGAATACTCGTTATCCACGTGCTCAACCATGGCTTGAATACGGACGGTTGGAACGGCATGATGTCGCTTCCGACCCGGCTCAGTATGGGACCACCGGGCAATGCCATCTTATATGAACCTGTGACGGCATTAGAGAAGTTGCGTGCTGATCATCAGCATATTGACGAGACTGCACTGCCGGCAAATACTGATATAACGCTTGAAGGAATAGCCGGAAATTCCATGGAAATTATCGCCCGGATTGATCCTAAAGAATCTCGGGAAGTTTGCCTGGAAGTGCTACGATCACCCGAAGGCGAGGAAACAACCAGTATCCGCTATTTGCAAAATGGAGGGCCCATAAAAGGGTCCCCAGGGACCTGGTATGATGCCATCGTCATCGACACCTGTCGTGCTTCCCTGCACCCTCAGGTACTGGCCCGTCCTCCAGAAAAAGCGAATTTTAAACTCGAGGATGAGGAAATGTTGGAACTTCGGATATTCGTGGACACAAGTATAATTGAGGTTTTCGCCAACAATCGGCGCTACATGGCGGTGCGCGTCTACCCCTATCGCGATGACAGCCTTGGAGTCAGGATGCGGTCCCAGGGAAGTGATTCCGTTTTACTGTCTCTTGATGCGTGGCGGATGAAGAGCATCTGGAAGAAAGAGCTCTGA